TGGGTAAGACACAGCACCTTCCTGGGCCCTgctgtcccccccgccccagctctccctttcctctcttgctttctcgGCCAGACTCCAGGTCATCCCTCCCCCAGAGTTGCTGTGGCGAAGGACCCCAAAACCAGGTGTGGGAgatgccctcctctcccctgaccTCTGTGCATCGGGCCCACCAGTAGCCACACTGACCCATGGAAAATCTCACCTCCCTGGGTTTCTGGGATGCCCACTTTTCTGGTCTTCTCCTCTAGCCCTTCTTGCTCAGTCTCCTTGGCAGGTCCTCTCCTGCATCCATTCTTAAAATGCCCATCACAGCTCAGTATCTGGCCCTGCTCTGGGAATTCTGCACCTTCTCCTTCAAGCTCATCCCTAGTTCTCCAGCTATCCTCCTCATCAAAGCCCACAGCTACAATCGCAATCAGTTATAAACCAAATCTTTTGTTCAAATCTCCCGCTGGATCCAAACCCTCTTCCTAGCTCCTTGTGGGCCACCTCCACCTGGATGCCCACTTTTCATTCAACCTGTCCTAAATTGAGCTCAACAATCTTCCTCCAGCCCCTAAGTCTGTCCTTTCTCTTGGGTATTCTTTCATCCACCCAGTCACCCAAGACAGAAACAGGGAAGGCACCCTTGACTTTCTTTAACCCATTAGTCAGCCAGcaggtttgtttctgtttttgttttgttttttaggtttttctaaCTTTaccttctctccatcctcttgGCCCCTGCCCTAATTCAGGCCTTGCCCTTTCTACTTGGACCAACGCAATCATCTCATTAGTCTTTGCCCCTCCAAATGTCTCCAAGCAACCAGAGTAGTCACCCTAAAACATAAATCTTACACCTTGGGACCTGGCTGCTCAAAGTGTTTCAAAGGGTCCCTCTTGTCAAGAGGAAGATGACCCAGCTCTTCAACTGGACAGACATGGCACTGTGTGATCTGGTCCCAGCTTCTCCATCCCCTACTTCTTACTTCATGCTCTGGCAACCCTGAACTATCTACGAGCTCATTCATGATGCTGActtctgtctctgtgactctTGCTCATTTGGGCATCTCTTCTAAGAACCCCCCAGATACTCCTATAAAGCCTCACATTTGCACCACCCATCCTAGCTGCTCCATGCTTTGCTCATGTCCCAAGCACATCTCTGGCCTTCTTAGTACACATCATTTTAGTATCTGTGTATCTTACCTCTTTGATTATATGCCCAAGATATGctatatctcatttattttcatattttaacaccTAGCACCATGCCTGACACAAAGTAgacaataaatgtgtaaatatatagGCCACTTGCCCTTTCTTGAAACTTTCATCTTGCTCCTTCTCTTTGACTCTCATACTACTTTTCAAAAAGTTTACACCAATTCACAGTCCCCTTAGCACTGAATAATAGTGCCTGGCCCACTgtatcctcatcagcatttggtatCCTCAAACTTTCCCCCTTAATTTGTTGGTGAAaactcatatttcctttttttttttccaagagaggagcaaagggagagggagagagagaatcttaagcaggctccatggagcctgatgcagggctcagtcccacaaccctgagatcatgacttgagccgataCCAGGAGTTGGAAGTTTaacatctgagccatccaggcatcactccttattgttttttattgttgatctTTGGTTATTAGtggattattttctcaaaaaaatttttaatcagttctatttcctcttctgtaaggtCAATTTAGGTATACACTTCTTGGTTGCATTTTTACTGTTAAGGTTTGCTTGTGTCCTTTTACACATATGGATCTGCAAATAGTTTACCCATTACTTTTTGGTTCTGTTTGTGGTATGGTTTGACTTTGGAAATACTTAGTTTTATGTAGTCAGATTGGCTGGTCTTTGCCTGCTTGATgtcattttgttgctttttaccCTAGTGGGGTTCTCCATTCACTCATTAATTATCCAATTCATTTCTTCCCTGGCTTTTAATGGGCTCATATCtcctttttgactttttaaaataggttttgaACTTGGGTGTGTGTTCTGAGGTGACACTGGAAAtggattaatatttttctttcaatagtcAGAGCCCCAATTTTGGACAAGAATTACTCTCATGGCTCTGACTCTGAGCTAAACCATTCCTGACTGGTTATGGCATCAGAGCCACAATCTTCTCACAGAACATGCCACCTGGATGGGGAATTGGAAGGCTATGAGAAAGTATGATTCCAGGCACAGACAATGAAATAGAGAGAGGACTTCAAGGAATGGAAGCAGAAAACCTTTCTGGAAGCCCTCCCAGGACAGTGTGTGAAAAGACGGTTTACCCGCTTTGCCAATATGAATGGCTGAATCTAGCCAGCACCCAccagttctggaggcttctgATCCTGCAAATAAGCATGATACAGGGATCACAAGAGAAGGGAGAGCCCAACCCTGCCCCTCATCTGCATCAACCTACCTGCATCAACTCTGCCAGGACATGTTGCCAGTGGCAGAAAAATCTCCCAGCCAGTTCTGCCAAGCTCATCTTCTGGAGGCTGCAGCCATCaccaagattcatccatgttccAAGATGTGGACTTGACCCAGACCCTGGAGTCACCACGCCTTCTGTCCAATGACTGCTTAGGTACCAGGGCATCTGAAGGCGATGCTAGAACTGGAAAGCAACTCGAGATTACCTAGTCCAACTGCCTCATTGTGCAcatggggaaattgaggcccagagagaacaTGTGACTCATAGCCACCTGTTGGCAGGAGCATGCCAGGCTGTAGAGCCTTTTACAAGGTTATTCTCACATATCTGAGAAATAGTAGTCTCCGTGATTTCTGTGCATGAACTATTcatctggaggctggaaaataTTGTCACTTCAGAGTAGCTAAGGAGACACTGGGACACAAACTGAATTTTCTTACTTGTAGGAAGGACTGGGCCACCTAAGTCCTTAGAAAGTCCCAGATTAGAGCCATCCCTCCATCCACTCCCCTGGCCAGCTAATCAGCAGGTTCCCGGCCAGGTCTGGTCAGGCGATGCCTGGTCAAGAGATGAAGACCAAGTGCCCACCCTCAAGGGTTGTACAGGGTTTTGATGGCCAACCTGAGTTGGGAGCACAGGCAACAGGGAGTCACTGATGGGCTTTGTTTGCCTTCTTCCCTCAGGGATCTTCCCAAGTGTGCCCTGACTCTCAGATCCTGCACCCAATAGATTTGAAGTTTAGTCTTTAATGCAAAAAAATCCTTTCATGAAACACTTGCTTATTGTAACACACTTTCACCCTGTATCTCTAAGAAGTAACAAGGGTAGTGAAATAACAAGGGTGAAGTTCACTGATGGCTCTGGAAATGTTAAAGACTTCCGGTCTGGTGCAGTCCCCTCCTTGGCATATATACAGGGAACAGACGCCTTGGGAAGAGTGAGCAGAAGAGAACAAAGTCACATGGGAAATGAAAGTGGGTGGGGGTCGGGCCTCCTTAGAGGGCTGCAACCACCAGTGTGGGGCAGGGAATTGGCTGAGGGTTTAGCTTTGGCAGAAGTGCTAAGCTGGCCAAGTGTAGACTCCCCACAGCTGCCCAAGAAAAGAGGTGAGAGGCCAGATCTGGCACTCCAAAGATCTGCCTATTGGGCTGCTAGGGTGCCTCCTTCCTGCTGGGCTGAGCTCAAGGACAGCATGGTCTTGTTCTGCATCAGCTTCTCAAAGCTTGGCACAGGGCCTGACAAATGCTTTAGCATGAACAAATGAGCAGGAGAGTTGGATGATCAGATCACATCCCTAAGAGGCTTGAGCCCAATAAGGGTTAGAGGTGGACGGccaaagaagaaagggaataacATTTGTGAAGACTGCATCTTGAGCCAGGCTACGGTGGATGTTAAgatgtccattttacaggtgaggaaacaggctccaGGAGGTGTGGTCACAAAGGCGGGGGCATAGGGTCCAGGGCTCCCTGAAGCTCACCTCTCAAGGTCTGTTGGTCCTAAACTGTTCCCCAAGTCTACTCCCACCCACTGTTTGAGTCCCAATACGTTAAAGGGAGACCAATGGCTTCCATATGAAGTCTTCAGCCATTGGTGGGCCAGGTTTCTCCCTTCCCCAAGCCCACTCTATCATTAAAGTTTTTCTCAAGATACTGACTTCTTTCTCTGAAGTTTGGCAGACCAAACTTACCCCTCTTCTGGCTTTTGGGAAGACAGTGGTGAGGCAAAGTACTGGGCAGAGGCTGGATAAACCCCTCTGAGTCAGGATCACCTTACAGTACTTGTTGGGAAGAGCACTTCTTTGCTCTTCCCTCTTTTCAGAGTGGTGACCCTCTCACCCATTATGGGGTGGGTAGAGGGTGAGGGGTGAGCTTTGCACTGGATGCAGGGGACTAGACACCGGTGATAACCTTTCTCTGGCCTCCTTTCCTGAAGCTGTTCCATGGGAGGCAACTTTCCTTCCATCACctttctccatcctcctccctccccagcttaCTTTCTCCTCCCTTCATCTCTCCAACCACCATCACTACTTAGATCCACTTTTCCTTGTTTCTCAGGAGCCAGACAGGACAATGGCCTTCTCAACAGCCCTATAGCCTTCACTACTCAAATGTTAGCTGTCCTGTTCCTTGCTGAAAGAATCTCACCTTAAAAATGCTGTTCGGATTGGGTCATCCCCTATTCCCACCAGATCCCTGTTTGTGATGCTTCCAAGTCAGCTGGAAATCGAAGAGTTCCTCGGCACTGTTTGGGGGCCCGCCACTAGCATGTCAGCCTCAGGCCCCTCAGTATCTTCCAGTACAGTTCTTGAAGCTTTGAATAGCCTGACTTCTATCCCCAAAAGCTTTCTGGGGCTTTGATTCTAGGGCAGCCAGCTACTGGTGGCCCTTCATTTGACTTTCAGCCCCATTTCTTTATCTTCAAGAACAAAGATGCTTGATGAGATGCTGAGAAATAACATCTCATTTATTAGTTCACTGCCCAAACATTTATTTGTCCTCAGGTCTCAGCCTGAACATCAATCCTCCCTGGCTTGCATCAGATCCCCCTTTGGACTCCTGTTATAGCACCTGCCGCCATTCATAGTTTTATATGTATTGGTGGGATTATTTACCCAATATCCTACCCTTTTCCATTAGCCTGGATGACTCCTTAATGGCAGGCACTGTCTACTCTGTGTGGCCCTCAGGCCCACTCCTATCCCCTGACTGAATGAATAACAGTGCAGGTTCCCCTGAGGGGTGGGAGAAACCGAGTCACTGCTTAGCGGACATCTGATGAGCAGAAGCACTAGCACTGCCACTCAACAGAGGGTTGAGCAAAGAGCTCTAGGCAAGTGATCTTCAGGCAGAGGGATGAAGTTCAGGAAGGCTTCCTGACAGAGGCATATCTAGGTTCACAGGGTACACTTAATCATAAAGCAGATGCAGGCTGTCCTGCAAGGGAACTGCCACCTTTCCAGAGCTCAGTCACCTTCCTCAAGTGCATCCAGGAGCACTTTAAGAACCTTATGAAGGATTCCCAGTATTTAGGGTTAGGAACTGTTTGTTCcaaataccacattttatctatAAGGAAGGTGAGGTCCAGAGCAGCGCACAGAGCAGTTCTGACAGAAGCCTCAAGGGGTCTTGTGGTTACCAGGTACCCTGTGAGCAACCATTTCACACTGGAAGCCACAGCAACCAGAGGGATCGCACAGCATGATTTTCGAAGGCCCAGTGCCCCTGTTCTTTTCCCAAAGAGGTatctacttttcattttcctgaaaggTGTTTCAGAAAGAGAAGGCAGGGTGCTTGCCGGTGCTGCCTTGCCAAGGTGGAAAGCAGCGCTGCCTCAGAGACAGAATGCTGATTTGGCAGtcaccttggggggggggggagtgggctgcaggctccctgtgggaaaggGCCACAAATCTTTCAGAGGGAGGCCTGTTTGTAACTTTTAAGCGGGCTTGACCTACAACAGAAAGCTGCTTTCTgaggaagagcaaaataaacaataatctTGGCTTCATTTATCATCCAGGTGCCTCCACGGGAGAGTGGGGCCACAAAAgccttgtttgtttgcttgttttgtttttggaatttgcaattgTCTATTTTCTTAAGTCTTCCCCACTAGGCTAGAATCATGCGCTCCTGGAGGGTCAGGCCTGGGTCTTGCCCCGAAATCCCCGGCAAGCCTCATACAAGGGCTCAGTTTTTGCTGAATATATCTTCCTTTCCATGTGTAGGACTCTGCAGCTTGTCAAGACTTTGTTGAACCATGAAATATATCCAGAAAAGAAGAATTCAGAGGTAAAAGCACAAGAGGACCAGACAGAAAATATTCAGCATATATAATCAATACAAGTTCaagtctttgaaaatatctttaagatagataaatctttgGCAAGTTTTggtcaagaaaaaagaaagcatggacAAGCAATGCTAGGAATGAAAAAAAGGGACAAACTGACAATGGGGAAATttaaaaggggaaggagaaaatacaaaCCTTTAtggcaataaattaaaaatctagataAGACATGTGACCTATGAAATCACCAAAGCCCTTTCGCAACGGTTACCTCCATAAACCCTTACAACAGCACTGTGCTTTGGACAGCAGTGCTCACTGAGGttttctagaaggaaaagagattgAGAGGTGGACACTCAGCACAGATCCCTGACAAGCTACTCGCTTTGTCTCAAAGGTCACAGCCACAGTACCTGCCACACTCTCGCACTTCCAGCCATCACCTTAAGCCCCTTGGTTGGAAGccatccttatttatttttccacttgaaATGCCATAAGgggtttcactttatttttacttcaaaagCAGCACCAAAAAAATCCTTGACGATTAGAGCTCCAGCTGTCCTAAGTTGTTTGTCAAGGGATCGGTTACTCAAATCTCCTATGGAGGGAAACAGTTTCAGGCGAGGCCATGGGAGCTGAGAAACACAAATGTCTCATCTCTAAAAACTTTCAGACTCCCTCCTGTTCACCGCCtggcctgccccctgctccccctcccccaaccccaccatcTGCTCTCCAGAGAGCAGATCAAATTTTCGGGCTAAGGTACTCTGGCGCCAAGGACTCAGCCCCTCCACGCtatcccctgccccccaccaatGTAGAAATCCAACACCACAACCCAAATGGACTGCAGCCATATAAAACCACAAAGTAAAGTTTATAAAGCTTTATTAAACATTTCAAACAGCTGTGCAACGAACACACCAAAAATAAAAGCTCCAGAATAGCAGTCCAAATGTTCCACAAGTGTGGCCTCATAGTCCCATTCCCTAGATGGACTGCCTCCAGTTCTGTCCTCTGCCTGGCCCACCGCCTTTCCCACTCAGGCAAGAGAAAGATGGATGATTTAGACTGGACGGACAACCATGCCGGTCCCCAGTGGGCAGGGGCCAGGAGAAAGTCTcgtttgccaacacttgttactgaagcgcagaaaaagcaaaaaagcaagtGACAGTCACAAAGTCTTCCTGTGTATTCTTCGTAACATACAGTCTATATGCGCAGGACTGAAGGAGCTCCTGGCACGAGGACGATGGCCACTGCTCCTCTCTGTCTTGTCTGAACCACCTTGGAGTCCAGTGTGCTGGTCACCCTGCAATCCCCATGCTAAATAAAAACTGTAGCGGCACCTACTATAGCTAGCTATTGCTAAACCTCAAAATCAGAACACGttcaataaagcttttttaaaaggaatatacacatgtatctgtatacacacacacacacacacacacacacacacactcacggcACACCAAAAAATACCCAAACACCTATCAAGGGGATCATGGCTGTTATGAAACACACAAGGACTCTCCCATTCACTCGGCTGGGGACTGCTACATCTACGTGGACACACCACACCTCAATCCTGCAGAGCATGcacaggagacagagggaggccCCCCCTCCTCAGGACAGTTGagaaaggcaggaggaagggcaaagaaaGTGAGCCTGGGCTGGTAAGCATGAACCCAGACACCCAGGTGAAAGAGCAACAAGTATgttacttctttcttaaaaacgACGTGgagaaaatactggaaatttgTGGACAACAAACAGTCAAGACACATTTTTGTCTGGGCTGCCGACTGGGGAAAGGAGGATGAAAAAGCGAGGCTCTCGGGCGTCAGCAATCTCTTTTAAATTCGAGATAAGTGCAAAAATGAGCCCTGTCTTGGACAGGTGCTCCCCCAAAAAGGAAAGGAGTAGAAGAGAACTAAAGGGAAACCAGGAGAGGGACTGAAGGGGGTAACATTCTGGGAAGGGAAGAGACCCTGATAAGGAGGGGTCACAGAGGTGATGAGACTGGCATTTTATCTGCCCAGGTCATGCTGGGACGGTTGACCAGGATGGGTGCAGACTCCTCGCAGGAATGAGGCGAGGGGGGTGACCATCCTGCCAGCCTTAGGGTGGGGGGGGAATCGAGATGGGGACAGAACACACACAATCACAAGACCACCCACGACTACAGGACTCTACAATAAAAGCACCGGTCAGTGCCATTATTCACATTATAAGGATAAAACATCACAGGCCAAGAAAGGCGCCGTCAGGAATGTGGCACCCGCGGGGCTGCGGGATTTGAAACTCCAATGCTTTATGACCTATGTCAATGCCTCCCCTCCCATCTTCTGCTTCCTTGGAAAGCTAACTGAGCAGGCTGTTAGGTGCCCACAACGCCGGGGTTGTGCGCCGATTCCGGAAGCGGGGAATCAGAGCAGTGGTACAGGAAACAGTTTCCCCAGCAGCTATAGCAGATGAGAAACAGTGCTGCCaggaaaaccaaggcacagatTGTGCAAGGCTTCCGCTCCAGGAGGAAGCTGAGCAGGTAGAAGCCCATGAACATGGAGTGGCTGAACCACAGGGCGGGGTTGAGGGGCTTGGGGATGAGGAGGACGGGCAGCAGCCACTGGAGGCAATACATGATCTCTGCTGGGCAGGGCCTTCACCAAGGCCACCGGGCACCGCTGCAGGAACCGACCTAATGGGAGCCAGCGGGCGCAGGCAGCTGCCCTCCGCTTTCTTCAACCCTCACTCTCCAGGAGCTGAGCCGCTGTGCTCTCTGGCTGTCAGCCCGGGATCACCAAGGCAGCAGGGATCCTGAAGAGAAAAGTCAACataacagacagacagacaaaaaacagacagacagacacacacacacacacacagaaaaaaaaaaaaaaaacaggaacagaaTGTATACTTATTTGGGAAAATGGATCATGGTTAACAACAGTAAATGTGAATGCCctttcctccctgcccacccatGAAGTCTACTCTCCACATCACCGTTTCAGGAAGCTCCTGGGGTATCTCCCCTGGGCTTGCTGGGGAGTTGGGCCAGAGGGCTCTTCGGGCAGGTCTGGCACAGTGGACTGGCTTTGCCTGGGCCCTGCCCAGCAGAGATCATGTATCGCCTCCTGGGGCTGCAGCCCGTCCTCAAGGGGCCCAGACCTCACAATACCGCCCTGTGGTTACCACTGGATGGCCACGGGCTCCGTGCTGTGCCCCCACGAGATAAGAACAGGGTTCAGTTCTGAATCTAGTGTCTGcaacagcaggtgctcaggggaGAGTTAAAGCACCACACTGCTGGAGTTCACAGAGACTGGATTTTTGAATTCTCTGCGAAGCTGCAGCGGCAACACTACCAAATATCTTGTTTTAAGATGGCAGCCCGGCATCATTTTGCCAAAACCAGCCAACTTCTTTGAAAgtcaacatagaaaaaaaaaatcaccatgctATTTAGTCGTCCAAACTGACCTCGTTTGGATCACTTACACTTTCCATCT
This region of Canis lupus dingo isolate Sandy chromosome 24, ASM325472v2, whole genome shotgun sequence genomic DNA includes:
- the LOC112673925 gene encoding bladder cancer-associated protein; translated protein: MYCLQWLLPVLLIPKPLNPALWFSHSMFMGFYLLSFLLERKPCTICALVFLAALFLICYSCWGNCFLYHCSDSPLPESAHNPGVVGT